The sequence ACCCCTTTCTCAGCCTGCTGGCGGCCTGGCTGCTCACCGGCAGCTTCTCCGCCTTCTCCGTCCGCTTCAAAAAAGCAGGCCTGATGTGCCTGGAAGTGCACGCTGGCCCCGGGCAGCCCCTGCGTGGCTCGGCCAGCTTCCGTTGGATGATCACCCCTGCGCACTACCGGAGCGACTTCTAGAAAATCCTCTCATGCAAACTGCATGAGGGCGCTGAGGCGAGACACGAAAACAGCATTGACAGGCGCTCTCGACGCGCACTTTGTAAGGGAAATTTTACAAACTCCTTTACGAAAAATCTTCGATGCAACAGCGTGACACTCGACAGCGCGCGGCCATCAAGCAGGCATTCCTCCAGGCACAACGCCCGCTGGGGCCAAAGGAAGTCCTGGAGATCGCCAGCGCCGACGTCCCCAAACTGGGCATCGCGACCGTCTACCGCAATATCAAGAGCCTCGTTGAACAAAACGAACTTCAAGTGGTGGACATCCCGGGCGGCACTCCTCGCTACCAGCTGCCGCAAGCCCAACGTGCCCACCTCTTTATCTGCGAAGCCACCGACCGCGTTTACACGCTGAGCGTACCCGCAGACCGCCTCTCGCCCGAGCTTCCGGTCGGGTTTACCCTGCGAGAGGCGCAGCTGATCTGTTACGGGCGCGGCCCGGATGCCGAGCTGGCCTGAGGCCACCAGTCGAGCGCCTGCATCAGCAGCAGCATGGCCTGATAGGCCAAGGCATGGCGGATTTTGCCCTCCTGGAACCACTGCCACAGCTCATCGAGCGGCAATGCGACCACCGCCAGCTCCTCAAAAGGCTCCCACGCAGCATCCATCGCCTTCTCCGCCTCTTCCACCAGCACGAAGTGGCAGCGATTGTTTTGCAGCGCCGGGTTGGGCCAGCCTTCGCCCAGGTAACGCGCCTGCGGGCCCGCATAGCCCGTTTCTTCGCGTAACTCCCGCTGCGCGGCCACCATGGGTGCCTCACCCGGGTCGATCAACCCGGCGGGGAACTCCCAGGTAAGCGCGTTCATGCCAAAGCGGAACTGCTGCACCAGCACCACCTTGCGGTCGCGCGTTACCGGCAGCGCCACCACCCAGTCGGGCATGTCGAAAACGAAAAAATCGCCCTCCGTCTCACGCACTGGATGCCGGAACCCCCGCCGATAGACACGGCAGACGCGGCACTCCGCATGGAGCGCATCATGAGTCTGGAGCCAGGAGGGCGGCGCGGAAGGCAGCGGCGTGGACGGTTTCATCACCCCCCAACCTAAGGCCTGTTTCGCGAATGTCTATGGCGATGACACCTCTGCCCGCTACTGCACCGGCAGGTTCAGCTTTTGATCTACCTTCAGCTTGGTGGGATCCACACCTGGGTTTGCCGCCGCGATCTGCTCGACCGTGGTGTTGGTCTTGCGCGCGATGCGGTAGTAATTGTCACCCGCCACCACCGTGTAGGTGCCGCCAGTCGACTCGCCTGTGCTGCCCGTGGCCGTCTCGGACGAACCGGAAGCAGTCGTCGGGCTCGGGCGGGTGGAGGAAGTGCCTGCGGTGCTACTGGTGGAAGGGGTCGAGCGGCTGCTGCCACCGCTGGTGCGCATCTCCGAAACACCCTGATTGAGCGTATTCATGTTGCCGGCAAGCTGGCCCATCGTGTTGCGCTGCTCCTGGATGTCGCGCGTGATGCCGTCGATGGCAGCCTGCATGCCGTCGCGCAACTGGCGATCGGTCCGGCCCAGCTTCACGATCTCGCTGCCCAGCGTCACCACTCGGTTGTCGAGATCGTCGAAACGCGTCTGCAGCTCCTGCGAAGGGTTGCCCAGCGCCTCGATCTGCGCGCGCAAAGTTTTCGCTTCCTGCCCCGCCTGGTTGGCCATGACGATGCCTGCTACCCCGGTAGCCAAGCCGCCCAGCGCCAGCAACATGGCAACGACCAACAGCTTCGAGCCGCCTTCGGCAGCGCGCTCTTCCGGCTCGTCGTCCGGCGTAAGCGGATTCAGTGGCTTATCGTCAAAATCCTCCATGGGCCTTCAGATTAGCACCCCCGCGCCCTCACGCAAGCGAGAACCAACACCGATGGCACATCCGCCATTGACTTTCCACCCAGTTGCACGAAGATGGCGTTTTGATCGGGGCGTAGCGCAGTCTGGCTAGCGCATCTGCTTTGGGAGCAGAGGGTCGCAGGTTCGAATCCTGTCGCCCCGACCAATTTTTCTCCGGAGGGAGATTCCGTCCTGGAAGAAACAGATTTTCAAACCAGGTACTACTCAAGGCTTGCCGCGTATCCAAAGTGGATTGGGCGACACAGAGAAACCCGGGCGCGTGATCGCTACCCGGGCTGATAAAGCGGCGATTTCGGGTTGTCCTTAGTGCTCCATCGCCCCTTCGATGTCGGTGGCGGGGGAGAAGCCTTCGGGCTCGCGCACGCCGTCGATCAGCGCCACCACTTCTTCCGACGGACGGGGCGTGAAGGGCGTAAGCACGAGGGTGACGACGAAGTTCAGCACCATGCCGATTGCGCCGATACCTTGCGGGTTGATCCCGTTTTCCACCACGCCGAAGGTCCACTTCTCCATGCCGAAGAAGACGACCGAAATGATGTAGTAGGCCGTGAAGCTGATGCCCGTGAGCATCCCGCAGATGGCCGGGATGGTGCCCACGCGCCGGCTGAAAATGCCGAGTACGATGGTCGGGAAGAAGCTGGCCGCCGCCAGACCGAAGGCAAATGCCACCACCTGGCTGACAAAGCCGGGCGGGTAGATCCCGAAAAGGCCGGCGATGACCACCGCAATCCCGATCACGCCCCGTCCTACGAGCAGGCGCATTTTCTCCGAGGCCCCGGGTGCCAGCGTCCGGTAAAACAAATCGTGCGCCACCGATGAGGAGATAACCAGCAGCAGGCCGCTCGCGGTCGAAAGTGCCGCCGCGAGACCTCCTGCCGCCACAAAGGCGATGATCCAGCCCGAGAGGTTGGCCATTTCGGGCGTCGCCAGCACAATGATGTCCTGGTCGGGGCCGTTGAGGCCCAGCGAACGCAACTTGGCCCGCCCGTCGACCCCACGCTCACCATTGGTATCGAGGTAGAGCTGGTGATTGGTATAAATGTGGCGCAGCTCACCTTCACCCAGGCTGCCGCGACGGAAAATCTCATTTTCGTCGCCCGCAGAATAGCGCACGAGGCCGTCGCCGTCATCGAGCCACAGGATCAACCCCGTCTGCTCCCAGCTTTCAAACCAGGTGGGCAACTGCTCCTGCCGCTGGCCGTTCAGGCTCTCCAGCATGTAGTAGCGGGCAAAACCGGCGATGGCTGGCGCGGTGAGGTAGAGGAACGCGATGAAGAGCAGGGCGTAAAAACCGCTCCAGCGCGCCGCCGAGGGCGACTTCACGGTGTAAAAGCGTACGATCACGTGCGGCAAGCCGGCAGTGCCCGTCATAAGGGCCAGCGCGACCAGGAAGACGTTCACCTTGTCCCAACTGCCGACAAAGGGCTCCGTATAGGAGCCGAAACCAAGGTCTCGCTGCACCTGGTCGAGTTTTTCCAGCAGCGGCATTCCCCTTTCCAGCAGCTTGTCGCCCAAGCCCGCCTGTGGGAACGGATTGCCCGTCAGCTTGAAGGAGATGGCGATAGCGGGCACGAGGAAGGCTGTGATCAGCACCCAGTACTGCGCGACCTGCGTCCAGGTGATGCCCTTCATGCCCCCAAGCGTCGCATAAATGAAGACGATCACCATGCCGATGACGACGCCGGTGTTGACGTCGACCTCCAGAAAGCGGCTGAAGACCACCCCCACCCCGCGCATCTGGCCGGCCACGTAGGTAAAGCTGACGAAGAGGGCGCAGAATACCGCGATGACGCGCGCCGGGTTATTGGCGATGCGGTTCCACACCGTATTGCCCGGCGCGTCGATCCCCGCCGGGAAGCGGTCGCCCACGAAGTCCGGCACCGTAAAGCGGCCGAATTTGCGCAAATAGGGCGCCAGCAGCAGGGCCAGCAGCACAAAGCCGCCCGTCCACCCCATCAGGTAGACGCCACCCGCGTAGCCCATGG comes from Verrucomicrobiota bacterium JB022 and encodes:
- a CDS encoding transcriptional repressor, producing the protein MQQRDTRQRAAIKQAFLQAQRPLGPKEVLEIASADVPKLGIATVYRNIKSLVEQNELQVVDIPGGTPRYQLPQAQRAHLFICEATDRVYTLSVPADRLSPELPVGFTLREAQLICYGRGPDAELA
- a CDS encoding sodium:solute symporter family protein, translating into MSVKIWTFLFVGASFALYLGIAWLCRVRDTKGFYVAGGGVPASANGMATAADWMSAASFISMAGLVSTMGYAGGVYLMGWTGGFVLLALLLAPYLRKFGRFTVPDFVGDRFPAGIDAPGNTVWNRIANNPARVIAVFCALFVSFTYVAGQMRGVGVVFSRFLEVDVNTGVVIGMVIVFIYATLGGMKGITWTQVAQYWVLITAFLVPAIAISFKLTGNPFPQAGLGDKLLERGMPLLEKLDQVQRDLGFGSYTEPFVGSWDKVNVFLVALALMTGTAGLPHVIVRFYTVKSPSAARWSGFYALLFIAFLYLTAPAIAGFARYYMLESLNGQRQEQLPTWFESWEQTGLILWLDDGDGLVRYSAGDENEIFRRGSLGEGELRHIYTNHQLYLDTNGERGVDGRAKLRSLGLNGPDQDIIVLATPEMANLSGWIIAFVAAGGLAAALSTASGLLLVISSSVAHDLFYRTLAPGASEKMRLLVGRGVIGIAVVIAGLFGIYPPGFVSQVVAFAFGLAAASFFPTIVLGIFSRRVGTIPAICGMLTGISFTAYYIISVVFFGMEKWTFGVVENGINPQGIGAIGMVLNFVVTLVLTPFTPRPSEEVVALIDGVREPEGFSPATDIEGAMEH
- a CDS encoding NUDIX hydrolase, encoding MKPSTPLPSAPPSWLQTHDALHAECRVCRVYRRGFRHPVRETEGDFFVFDMPDWVVALPVTRDRKVVLVQQFRFGMNALTWEFPAGLIDPGEAPMVAAQRELREETGYAGPQARYLGEGWPNPALQNNRCHFVLVEEAEKAMDAAWEPFEELAVVALPLDELWQWFQEGKIRHALAYQAMLLLMQALDWWPQASSASGPRP
- a CDS encoding LysM domain-containing protein, which translates into the protein MEDFDDKPLNPLTPDDEPEERAAEGGSKLLVVAMLLALGGLATGVAGIVMANQAGQEAKTLRAQIEALGNPSQELQTRFDDLDNRVVTLGSEIVKLGRTDRQLRDGMQAAIDGITRDIQEQRNTMGQLAGNMNTLNQGVSEMRTSGGSSRSTPSTSSTAGTSSTRPSPTTASGSSETATGSTGESTGGTYTVVAGDNYYRIARKTNTTVEQIAAANPGVDPTKLKVDQKLNLPVQ